The Candidatus Liberimonas magnetica sequence GCTGTATTTTTTTTGCCACAAAAATTGAGCTTATTTATCAGCCTTGCAATCAATAAGGAGTTATATTTATAATCTCCCTGTGTCAACACCCGATGTTCTTTAGGTTTAAGTTTTTTACGCATTTCTACCTCTTTTTCTAGCGTTCAGCGTTCAGCGTATAGCGTATAGGAAAACCAAAATCTTAATTGTTTTGACTTTACTATCCGCTCTACGCTATCCGCTCTACGCTGTTTTATGCTGCCGGTGCTGAAGGCGCTGCACCTGCTTTTGGCTTTTTCGCACCGTATTTTGATCTTCCCTGTTTCCTGCCGTCAACACCCGTGGCATCAAGTTTGCCTCGAAGGATATGGTAACGGACACCGGGAAGGTCTTTTACTCTTCCGCCTCTTATCATTACAATTGAATGCTCCTGCAGGTTGTGGCCTACGCCCGGGATATATGCCGTAACCTCATAGCCTGAAGTAAGTTTTACTCTTGCGACCTTGCGAAGCGCTGAGTTCGGCTTCTTCGGCGTTGTCGTATATACTCTTGTACAAACACCGCGCCTTTGCGGGCATCCTTTTAATGCCGGACACTTTGTCTTTCTTGTGTCCTTTGTCCTTCCGATCTTGATTAATTGATTTATTGTTGGCATATTACCTCACTTCGTTCGGATTGCAAAATGCAAATTAAAATTAATGTTTTTTTTAAACCGTCTTTTGTCTTTATTTTGCATTTTGCACTTTTCAATTTGCAATTTGCATTTTTATTTATCAACAACATTCAGCCCTGTTCCCGCAGGTATAAGGTGCCCTATGGAAACGTTCTCTTTGAGACCTCTTAGATTGTCTATTTGTCCGGTAACTGCTGCTTCAGTCAAGACCCTCGTTGTTTCCTGAAACGACGCAGCTGAAATGAATGAATCACTGGACAAGGATGCTTTTGTAATTCCTAAAAGGACCGGTTGTGCCGCTGGAGCTTTACCGCTGTCTTTCTTGACACCTCTTCTTTCTTTTTCATACCTATACTTCGATATTATCTCTCCGTTCAAGAAAGAGCTGTCCCCGGAAGTTATTATCCTTACATTTGAAAGCATCTGTCTTACTATTATCTCGATATGTTTATCATTTATCGTAACACCTTGAAGCCGGTAAACCTGCTGGATTTCATTAACCAGGTGTTCCTGAACTTCTTTAGGGCCCTGCACCCTTAAAATATCATGCGGGTTAACGGCTCCATCAGATAAAGGCTCACCTACTCCTACCCCGTCTCCTTCATAAACTACGAGATGCCTTCCCGCAGGTATTATATAATCCCTTGTAATCTTTGTGTCCTCATTTGTCACAGTCACCTTAAAACTGCCCCTGGTTGTGGGCTCGCCCAAATGCACAACACCGTCAATTTCAGATATTACAGCCGCATTCTTAGGTTTACGGCCTTCAAATAATTCTGCGACCCTCGGAAGGCCTCCTGTGATGTCCTTCGTCTTGGTAACTTCCTGAGGGATCTTGGCTAAGATATCGCCGGCCATTATCTCGTCTCCGTCGTCAACTACAAGGTTGGTATCAAGAGGCAGAGGGTATGCAACTACCTGCTTACCCTGTTTCTTGATAACGATCCTGGGCCTGAGTTTCTCCGCCGGATGCTCTATGATGACCCTTTCTATCTGGCCCGTTATCTTGGATTTTTCTTTATGTAAAGTAACGCCTTCTTTGACGTCTTTTAGTTCGATCTTTCCTTCAAGTTCGGATATGATCGGTTTTGAATGCGGGTCCCAGGCTGCCAGAAGGTCGCCTTTCTTTGCATCAGAAACGGGCTCATATTTAACCCTGGCTCCGTAAGGAAGCTGAAAACCCTCTTTTTTATTTGTCCCTTTCTCATTAATTATTAACTCAGCATTCCTGCTTACGACTATCAACTGTTTTTCCCTGTTCTTTATTACCTTGAAATTATGGTAGTCGACTTCTCCATCAAATTCCGCATATATTTCTGAACGTTTAACAACTCTTGATGCGGTGCCGCCGATATGGAATGTCCTTAGGGTCAACTGCGTGCCCGGTTCCCCGATCGACTGGGCCGCGATAATGCCTACGGCTTCGCCCTTTTCAACAAGCCGTCCCGTAGCAGGATTTAAACCATAACACTTTGAACAGACGCCCACTTCGGCTTCGCAGGTTAAAACGCTTCTTATGCCTATTCTCTCTATTCCAGTCTGAGCGATCTTCTTAGCCATGTCGGAGGTAATAATTTCTCCTCTCTTCACTATCGTCTCTTCGTGGAGTTCCCCTTCTTTGTTAGTTAAAATACCGACAACGTTATCAAGTGCGACCCGCCCTACTATCCTTTCTTCTATACGTTCTATTACTTCATCGCCGCTCTGTAAAGTACCTACCCTTACGCCGTTTATTGTTTTGCAGTCATCGATCGTAACTACTACGTCGTGGGACACATCGATCAGCCGCCTGGTCAAATAACCGGCATCTGCGGTTTTTAAAGCTGTGTCTGCAAGGCCTTTTCTTCCGCCGTGAGTCGAAATAAAATATTCAAGCACGGTCAAGCCTTCCCTGAAATTTGAAATGACCGGGGATTCAATGATCTCACCGACACCTCCGGTAAGTTTCTTCTGAGGTTTTGCCATAAGCCCGCGCATGCCTGCAAGCTGCCTTACCTGCTGGCGAGACCCTCTGGCGCCTGAATCCGCCATTATGAATATCGAATTAAACCTGTTAGTTCCTTCTTTGTACGGAACGAACTCGTCTTTTTTCATTTCATCGAACATGATATCCGCAACTTTATCCGTAACATGCGTCCAGATATCTATGATTTTGTTATATCTTTCGCTTTCAGTTATCAAGCCCTGTTTGGCCTGCCTTGCGATTTCCTTTATCTGCCCCTGTGCTTCTTTTACAAGTTTCTCTTTTAAGGGAGGGACCTTCATTTCATTGATGGATATAGAAATACCAGCCAAGGTGGCGTATTTAAACCCCACCTTTTTCAATTCATCAAGCAATACGACCGTCCTATAGTGGCCGAGCTCCTTGTAACACCTTTCAACGAGGTTTGCCAGCTCTTTCTTGCCTACTACTTTATTTATATAACCTAATTCTTTAGGCAAATGTTCATTGAACAGGACCCTTCCGACCGTAGTATAGTCTTTCCATTTATTTACGTCTTTCGCTTCATCTTCCTTTAAGTTCGGCTCTCTTATAACATTTATCCCGCCGACTTTTATCCTTGCATGCAGGTCTATTTTCTTGTTCTGGTACGCAGTAATGACTTCTTCCGGGCAGGACAATATCTTGCCGTCTCCGGAAACACCCTGTTTTTCTTTCGTCAAATAGCAGCTGCCAAGCACCATGTCCTGGCTGGGTGTAGCGATAGGCCTCCCTGAAGCAGGCGAAAGTATGTTGTTTGAAGCAAGCATCAAAACCCTTGCCTCAATTTGTGCTTCGGTAGATATCGGGACGTGAACCGCCATCTGGTCACCGTCAAAGTCCGCATTAAAAGCCGCGCAGGTAAGAGGGTGAAGCTGTATGGATTTGCCTTCTATCAAAACCGGTTCAAAAGCCTGTATGCCAAGCCTGTGAAGAGTAGGTGCGCGGTTCAACATTATGGGATGGTTTTTTGTAACTCTTTCCAGAATATTCCATACTCCGGTCGAACCTCTTTCGAGCATCTTTCTTGCCGTCTTTAAAGTCACTTTTTTCTCTTTTATGAGCTCTCTTATAATAAAAGGTTTAAAAAGCTCCAAAGCCATTTCTTTCGGCAGTCCGCACTGATGGAGTTTAAGGTTTGGTCCTACGACAACAACGCTCCTGCCGGAATAATCCACTCTTTTACCGAGTAAATTCTGGCGGAACCTGCCCTGCTTTCCTTTTAAAGTATCAGACAAGGATTTTAATGGCCTGTTTGCTGCGCCGGTTACCGGCCTTGAGCGCGATTCGTTATCTATAAGGGCGTCAACAGCTTCCTGCAGGAGCCTTTTCTCGTTATTTATCATCACAGCCGGTGCTTTCAACTGCTCTATATGGCGCAGGCGGTTATTGCGGTTTATGATGCGGCGATAGAGGTCGTTAAGATCAGATGTCGCGAAACGGCCGCCTTCTAAAGCTACTAAAGGCCT is a genomic window containing:
- the rpsL gene encoding 30S ribosomal protein S12 gives rise to the protein MPTINQLIKIGRTKDTRKTKCPALKGCPQRRGVCTRVYTTTPKKPNSALRKVARVKLTSGYEVTAYIPGVGHNLQEHSIVMIRGGRVKDLPGVRYHILRGKLDATGVDGRKQGRSKYGAKKPKAGAAPSAPAA
- the rpoC gene encoding DNA-directed RNA polymerase subunit beta', whose amino-acid sequence is MAKFDFSVPGKKKHIDELDFSNFDAIRLTIASPLQIKAWSYGEVKKPETINYRTFKPERDGLFCDRIFGPTKDWECHCGKYKYIKHKGQVCDRCGVEVTESKVRRERFGHLDLAVPIAHLWFLRKPPSRIGIILNMKMSDLERVIYYTRYLVLEELKDSNGKSVLKETQLLSEEEYQKYRLEFKDKLKVDIGAGGIRKLLEKVDLASETKKLHEEIKKTKSDAERARLIRRLRLIEGFLTSNTRPEWMILTVLPVIPPDLRPLVALEGGRFATSDLNDLYRRIINRNNRLRHIEQLKAPAVMINNEKRLLQEAVDALIDNESRSRPVTGAANRPLKSLSDTLKGKQGRFRQNLLGKRVDYSGRSVVVVGPNLKLHQCGLPKEMALELFKPFIIRELIKEKKVTLKTARKMLERGSTGVWNILERVTKNHPIMLNRAPTLHRLGIQAFEPVLIEGKSIQLHPLTCAAFNADFDGDQMAVHVPISTEAQIEARVLMLASNNILSPASGRPIATPSQDMVLGSCYLTKEKQGVSGDGKILSCPEEVITAYQNKKIDLHARIKVGGINVIREPNLKEDEAKDVNKWKDYTTVGRVLFNEHLPKELGYINKVVGKKELANLVERCYKELGHYRTVVLLDELKKVGFKYATLAGISISINEMKVPPLKEKLVKEAQGQIKEIARQAKQGLITESERYNKIIDIWTHVTDKVADIMFDEMKKDEFVPYKEGTNRFNSIFIMADSGARGSRQQVRQLAGMRGLMAKPQKKLTGGVGEIIESPVISNFREGLTVLEYFISTHGGRKGLADTALKTADAGYLTRRLIDVSHDVVVTIDDCKTINGVRVGTLQSGDEVIERIEERIVGRVALDNVVGILTNKEGELHEETIVKRGEIITSDMAKKIAQTGIERIGIRSVLTCEAEVGVCSKCYGLNPATGRLVEKGEAVGIIAAQSIGEPGTQLTLRTFHIGGTASRVVKRSEIYAEFDGEVDYHNFKVIKNREKQLIVVSRNAELIINEKGTNKKEGFQLPYGARVKYEPVSDAKKGDLLAAWDPHSKPIISELEGKIELKDVKEGVTLHKEKSKITGQIERVIIEHPAEKLRPRIVIKKQGKQVVAYPLPLDTNLVVDDGDEIMAGDILAKIPQEVTKTKDITGGLPRVAELFEGRKPKNAAVISEIDGVVHLGEPTTRGSFKVTVTNEDTKITRDYIIPAGRHLVVYEGDGVGVGEPLSDGAVNPHDILRVQGPKEVQEHLVNEIQQVYRLQGVTINDKHIEIIVRQMLSNVRIITSGDSSFLNGEIISKYRYEKERRGVKKDSGKAPAAQPVLLGITKASLSSDSFISAASFQETTRVLTEAAVTGQIDNLRGLKENVSIGHLIPAGTGLNVVDK